From one Streptomyces sp. NBC_01478 genomic stretch:
- a CDS encoding Pls/PosA family non-ribosomal peptide synthetase, producing the protein MGKPGTVTETVLAEVLAGVVRKEDIPLDSHFFDDLGANSLVMAHFCARVRKREDLPSVSMRDVYGYPTIRSLAAALADTPEPAAVVEAAETPAGSTARYLLCGALQFLVFALYCALAGMVTGRGYEWVSSGNGVVQVYLRSAIFGGAVFIGVCTVPVVAKWVLVGRWKETEFPVWGLAYVRFWTVKALLHANPMVLFAGNPLYVLYLRALGARIGKGVTILSHSVPVCTDLLTIGAGTVIRKDTFFLCYQAHAGRIRTGRVTLGSEVYVGEKTVLDIGTVMGDGSQLGHSSALYDGAQVPAGGRAHGSPAQPTDVDYVRIPAADCSTPRRFGYGLTALLQMLLVYVPLALGGTYMALTVVPALDHLLDPNTHDLDSARFYGEALGLSLVAFVGFVVLGFASVSLLPRLLRPLLRPDRVYPLYGFHYSVQRAVARMTNLKFFKWLYGDSSYIVGYLKAIGYDLGEVEQTGSNFGTEVQHETPYLATVGSGTMVADGLSIVNADFSSTSFRLSRAVIGPRNFLGNNIAYPSGGRTGDNCLLATKVMVPIDGELREGVGLLGSPCFEIPRSVERDSRFDHLREGDELKRRLAAKNRSNLRSMGLYLFVRWLHWFVLTVLGFAAVDLYGGEGIGGGLLIGASLMLGLGFTAGYYVLVERMVGGFRPLEPKLCSIYDPYFWWHERLWKVPDTYIQVFNGTPFKNLIWRLLGVRMGRRIFDDGAYITERTLTTIGDDCTLAAHTKVQSHSQEDGTFKSEMITIGARCTLGVGALVHYGVSMGDGAELAADSFLMKGEEMPARSRWGGNPAVAPRRAGQHMAP; encoded by the coding sequence GTGGGAAAACCCGGCACCGTCACCGAGACCGTCCTCGCGGAGGTCCTGGCCGGTGTCGTACGCAAGGAAGACATACCCCTCGACAGTCACTTCTTCGACGACCTGGGGGCCAACTCGCTGGTGATGGCGCACTTCTGCGCCCGGGTCAGAAAACGCGAGGATCTGCCGTCGGTGTCGATGCGGGACGTCTACGGATATCCGACGATCCGCAGCCTGGCGGCGGCGCTCGCCGACACCCCCGAGCCCGCCGCAGTGGTCGAGGCGGCGGAGACGCCGGCCGGGAGCACAGCGCGCTATCTGCTGTGCGGGGCGCTTCAGTTCCTCGTTTTCGCGCTGTATTGCGCGCTCGCCGGGATGGTCACCGGACGCGGCTACGAATGGGTTTCCTCCGGTAACGGAGTCGTCCAGGTATATCTGCGGTCCGCGATATTCGGCGGCGCGGTGTTCATCGGCGTGTGCACGGTGCCGGTGGTGGCCAAGTGGGTTCTCGTGGGCCGCTGGAAGGAGACCGAGTTCCCGGTCTGGGGCCTCGCCTACGTCCGGTTCTGGACGGTCAAGGCGCTGCTGCACGCCAACCCGATGGTCCTGTTCGCCGGCAACCCGCTCTACGTCCTGTATCTGCGCGCCCTCGGCGCCCGGATCGGCAAGGGCGTCACGATCCTGTCCCACTCCGTGCCGGTCTGTACCGACCTGCTGACCATCGGTGCCGGAACGGTCATCCGCAAGGACACCTTCTTCCTCTGCTACCAGGCGCACGCCGGGCGCATCCGCACCGGCCGCGTCACGCTCGGCAGCGAGGTGTACGTGGGCGAGAAGACCGTCCTCGACATCGGCACGGTCATGGGCGACGGGTCCCAACTCGGCCATTCCTCCGCCCTGTACGACGGCGCCCAGGTCCCGGCGGGCGGGCGGGCGCACGGCTCCCCGGCCCAGCCCACGGACGTCGACTACGTCCGGATCCCGGCCGCGGACTGCTCGACGCCGCGCCGCTTCGGCTACGGCCTGACCGCCCTCCTGCAGATGCTGCTGGTCTACGTCCCGCTCGCGCTCGGCGGCACCTACATGGCGCTGACCGTGGTCCCGGCCCTCGACCACCTGCTGGATCCGAACACCCACGACCTCGACTCGGCCCGGTTCTACGGCGAGGCGCTGGGCCTGTCCCTGGTGGCGTTCGTCGGGTTCGTCGTGCTCGGCTTCGCCTCCGTGTCGCTGCTGCCCCGGCTGCTCCGTCCGCTGCTGCGCCCCGACCGGGTGTATCCGCTGTACGGCTTCCACTACTCGGTGCAGCGCGCGGTGGCGCGGATGACCAACCTGAAGTTCTTCAAGTGGCTGTACGGCGACAGCTCGTACATCGTCGGCTATCTGAAGGCGATCGGCTACGACCTCGGCGAGGTGGAGCAGACCGGCTCCAACTTCGGTACGGAGGTGCAGCACGAGACGCCGTATCTGGCCACGGTGGGAAGCGGCACGATGGTCGCGGACGGTCTGTCGATCGTCAACGCGGACTTCTCCAGTACGTCGTTCAGGCTCTCGCGCGCTGTGATCGGGCCGCGCAACTTCCTGGGCAACAACATCGCCTACCCCTCGGGCGGCCGCACCGGCGACAACTGTCTGCTCGCCACGAAGGTGATGGTGCCGATCGACGGCGAACTCCGGGAGGGCGTGGGCCTGTTGGGCTCGCCCTGCTTCGAGATCCCGCGCTCGGTGGAGCGTGACAGCCGCTTCGACCATCTGCGCGAGGGCGACGAGCTGAAGCGCCGGCTGGCCGCGAAGAACCGCTCCAACCTGCGCTCGATGGGCCTGTACCTGTTCGTGCGCTGGCTGCACTGGTTCGTGCTCACCGTGCTCGGCTTCGCCGCCGTCGACCTGTACGGGGGCGAGGGCATCGGCGGGGGGCTGCTGATCGGCGCGTCCCTGATGCTCGGGCTCGGCTTCACCGCCGGGTACTACGTGCTGGTGGAGCGCATGGTCGGCGGATTCCGGCCGCTGGAGCCGAAGTTGTGCTCGATCTACGACCCGTACTTCTGGTGGCACGAGCGGCTGTGGAAGGTGCCGGACACCTACATCCAGGTGTTCAACGGGACACCGTTCAAGAACCTGATCTGGCGGCTGCTGGGCGTACGCATGGGCCGCAGGATCTTCGACGACGGTGCCTACATCACCGAGCGCACGCTGACCACGATCGGCGACGACTGCACGCTGGCGGCGCACACCAAGGTGCAGTCGCACTCGCAGGAGGACGGCACCTTCAAGTCCGAAATGATCACCATCGGCGCCCGCTGCACCCTCGGGGTGGGTGCGCTCGTCCACTACGGCGTGTCGATGGGCGACGGGGCCGAACTGGCCGCCGACTCCTTCCTGATGAAGGGCGAGGAGATGCCGGCGCGGTCGCGATGGGGCGGGAATCCGGCGGTGGCGCCTCGGCGTGCCGGACAGCACATGGCTCCCTGA
- a CDS encoding YihY/virulence factor BrkB family protein: MQSASEPPERPAGRFHRARALYRNVSKRRTAWLLVKDTVNSCMEYRILGLAAEAAFFTLLSVPPLLLSLIGLLGYVDSWTGADSIAGLENNILEASRTVLSDKGVHEIAQPILHDVMKGGRPDVISIGFLFALWSGSRAVNVFIDTITVMYGLDGVRGIVKTRIVSFALFVAALLIGSIALPLMVAGPDAVVNVVPWSETVVQVLYWPVVIVLSVVFLTTLYHVSVPVRSPWIEDVPGSLVALAMWVLGSYLLRIYLTGTVEGPTIYGSLAAPVAVLLWIGVSAFAVLVGAAVNAAIDRVWPAAATAAARAANERRQEEQVAEYVARMAAVRARDGEDDDDPDDSYMPSEFPERWSRFLPPEDVTSRLRTHAKSTHKGPGNSQTPEK; encoded by the coding sequence GTGCAGTCAGCAAGTGAACCCCCCGAGCGGCCGGCCGGCCGGTTCCACCGGGCGCGTGCCCTCTACCGGAACGTCTCCAAGCGCAGGACCGCCTGGCTGCTGGTCAAGGACACCGTCAACTCCTGCATGGAGTACCGCATCCTGGGCCTCGCGGCCGAGGCCGCGTTCTTCACGCTGCTGTCCGTGCCGCCGCTCCTGCTGAGCCTCATCGGCCTGCTCGGCTACGTCGACAGTTGGACCGGCGCCGACAGCATCGCCGGCCTGGAGAACAACATCCTGGAGGCGTCCCGGACCGTCCTGTCCGACAAGGGCGTCCACGAGATCGCCCAGCCGATCCTGCACGACGTCATGAAGGGCGGCCGGCCCGACGTCATCTCCATCGGCTTCCTGTTCGCCCTGTGGTCGGGCTCCCGCGCGGTCAACGTCTTCATCGACACGATCACCGTCATGTACGGCCTCGACGGCGTACGCGGCATCGTCAAGACCCGCATCGTGTCCTTCGCGCTGTTCGTCGCGGCCCTGCTGATCGGCTCGATCGCGCTGCCGCTGATGGTGGCGGGCCCCGACGCCGTGGTGAACGTGGTGCCGTGGTCGGAGACGGTCGTGCAGGTCCTGTACTGGCCCGTCGTCATCGTCCTGTCCGTCGTCTTCCTGACGACGCTGTACCACGTGTCCGTCCCCGTCCGCTCCCCGTGGATCGAGGACGTGCCCGGCTCCCTGGTCGCCCTCGCCATGTGGGTGCTCGGCAGCTACCTGCTGCGCATCTACCTCACCGGTACGGTCGAGGGCCCCACCATCTACGGCTCCCTCGCCGCGCCCGTCGCCGTCCTGCTGTGGATCGGCGTGTCCGCGTTCGCCGTGCTCGTCGGCGCCGCCGTCAACGCGGCCATCGACCGCGTCTGGCCGGCCGCCGCGACCGCCGCCGCCCGCGCCGCCAACGAACGCCGCCAGGAGGAGCAGGTAGCCGAGTACGTCGCCCGGATGGCCGCGGTCCGCGCCCGGGACGGCGAGGACGACGACGACCCCGACGACTCCTACATGCCCTCGGAGTTCCCGGAACGCTGGTCCCGCTTCCTGCCTCCGGAGGACGTGACGTCCAGGCTCCGCACCCACGCGAAGAGCACCCACAAGGGGCCCGGGAACTCACAGACGCCGGAGAAGTAG
- a CDS encoding helix-turn-helix domain-containing protein produces MYVERASRLPGAVVWSRTIGDPTAARVHPVLPDGCMDLLWNEGRLLVAGPDTRAYVPGSEPARWAGLRFAPGTAPTYLGVPAHELRDRRVDLTDLWPAATVRRLRTRIDTASDPATALEELALRRAAETPPPDPLLRHLVAALDTGRPVAATADELGLGARQLHRRSLAAFGYGPKTLARVLRLQRALALARAGVPFAETAARSGYADQAHLARDVKEFAGIPLGELLGRAG; encoded by the coding sequence GTGTACGTGGAGCGGGCGTCCCGGCTGCCGGGCGCGGTCGTGTGGAGCCGGACCATCGGGGACCCCACCGCCGCCCGGGTGCACCCCGTCCTGCCCGACGGCTGCATGGACCTCCTCTGGAACGAGGGCCGCCTGCTGGTCGCGGGCCCCGACACCCGCGCGTACGTCCCCGGGAGCGAACCCGCGCGCTGGGCCGGCCTCCGCTTCGCCCCCGGCACCGCGCCCACCTACCTGGGCGTCCCCGCACACGAACTCCGCGACCGCCGGGTCGACCTCACCGACCTCTGGCCCGCCGCGACGGTCCGACGCCTGCGCACCCGCATCGACACGGCCTCCGACCCGGCGACCGCACTGGAGGAACTGGCCCTGCGCCGCGCCGCCGAGACACCCCCACCCGATCCGCTGCTACGACACCTCGTGGCGGCCCTCGACACCGGCCGCCCCGTCGCCGCCACCGCCGACGAACTCGGCCTCGGCGCCCGCCAGTTGCACCGGCGCTCACTGGCCGCGTTCGGCTACGGCCCCAAGACCCTCGCCCGGGTGCTGCGCCTCCAACGAGCCCTCGCGCTGGCCCGCGCCGGAGTCCCGTTCGCGGAGACGGCGGCCCGGTCCGGCTACGCGGACCAGGCCCATCTCGCCCGGGACGTCAAGGAGTTCGCGGGGATACCGCTGGGGGAGCTGCTCGGCCGCGCCGGCTAG
- a CDS encoding VOC family protein, protein MTPRFDAIGLVVSDMAASVAFYRRLGFGFPEGAGSQPHAEAQLPGGLRLLLDTDDTVRSFHAGWRPPTGGNGRAALALLCDDPAEVDRVYGELTGAGHHGELKPWDAFWGQRYAVVHDPDGNGVDLFAPLSTS, encoded by the coding sequence ATGACTCCACGATTCGACGCGATCGGCCTGGTCGTCTCCGACATGGCCGCCTCTGTCGCCTTCTACCGTCGGCTCGGTTTCGGGTTCCCCGAGGGTGCCGGGAGCCAGCCGCACGCGGAGGCCCAACTGCCCGGTGGGCTGCGGCTGTTGCTGGACACGGACGACACCGTCCGCTCGTTCCACGCGGGTTGGCGGCCGCCCACCGGGGGCAACGGCCGGGCCGCACTCGCCCTGCTCTGCGACGACCCCGCCGAAGTCGACCGGGTCTACGGGGAGTTGACCGGCGCCGGGCACCACGGCGAGCTCAAGCCGTGGGACGCCTTCTGGGGCCAGCGGTACGCCGTCGTGCACGACCCCGACGGCAACGGCGTGGACCTCTTCGCCCCGCTGAGCACGTCCTAG
- a CDS encoding VOC family protein — protein MNAVPARLDHLVLATPELAATVTHFTERTGIAPVAGGAHVGRGTRNYLVSLGGSRYLEIIGPDLEQPAPSAPRPFGLEGLAAARTVTWALSPPDLDAAVAAARAQGYDPGPVRAMSRRRPDGTLLEWRLTDGATAHPSGLVPFLIDWSSSPHPTTAGLPVAPLLELTATAPVPDEIRPLLSAVGAELPLAEGPVGLSFTVNTPRGAVTFG, from the coding sequence ATGAATGCCGTTCCCGCACGTCTCGACCATCTCGTCCTCGCCACCCCCGAACTGGCGGCGACGGTCACCCACTTCACCGAGCGCACCGGCATCGCGCCGGTCGCGGGCGGTGCCCATGTCGGGCGCGGCACCCGCAACTACCTTGTCTCTCTGGGTGGTTCGCGTTACCTGGAGATCATCGGTCCGGACCTGGAGCAGCCCGCACCGTCGGCTCCGCGCCCCTTCGGTCTCGAGGGACTGGCCGCCGCCCGGACGGTGACCTGGGCGCTCTCCCCGCCCGACCTGGACGCGGCGGTCGCGGCGGCCCGTGCGCAGGGGTACGACCCCGGGCCCGTGCGGGCGATGAGCCGCCGGAGGCCGGACGGCACGCTGCTGGAGTGGCGGCTCACCGACGGGGCCACGGCGCATCCCTCCGGCCTGGTGCCGTTCCTCATCGACTGGAGTTCCTCGCCCCACCCGACCACCGCGGGCCTGCCCGTCGCACCGCTGCTGGAGCTGACGGCGACGGCTCCGGTCCCGGACGAGATCCGCCCGCTGCTGTCCGCCGTGGGCGCGGAACTGCCGCTGGCCGAGGGTCCGGTGGGTCTGTCGTTCACGGTGAACACTCCGCGGGGAGCGGTGACCTTCGGCTGA
- a CDS encoding ThuA domain-containing protein, with protein sequence MAAAPRLLVFTRTTDYRHHSIPAAVTAIRTLGPFEVDATEDPAAFESHLDDYAAVVFLSTSGEVLTPTGRQLLTAYVESGGGFVGIHAAACTEYDWPYYGDLLGARFDRHPAHQPGRAVVEDRTHPSTQHLPALWQFTDEWYDFRTSPRSSTHVLVSADESSYEGGRMGADHPLAWCHGKGDGRVFYTALGHASEAYEDPDFRAHLLGGINWAAGLS encoded by the coding sequence ATGGCCGCCGCACCCCGCCTCCTCGTCTTCACCCGCACCACCGACTACCGCCACCACTCCATCCCGGCCGCGGTGACCGCCATACGCACCCTCGGCCCCTTCGAGGTCGACGCCACCGAGGACCCGGCAGCCTTCGAAAGCCACCTGGACGACTACGCGGCCGTCGTCTTCCTCTCCACCAGCGGCGAGGTCCTGACCCCGACGGGCCGCCAACTCCTCACCGCCTACGTCGAGTCGGGCGGTGGCTTCGTCGGCATCCACGCCGCGGCCTGCACCGAGTACGACTGGCCGTACTACGGCGACCTCCTCGGGGCCCGCTTCGACCGGCACCCCGCCCACCAGCCCGGCCGGGCGGTCGTCGAGGACCGCACGCACCCGTCCACTCAACACCTGCCTGCCCTATGGCAGTTCACGGACGAGTGGTACGACTTCCGCACCAGCCCGCGGAGTTCGACGCACGTCCTCGTCTCCGCCGACGAATCCTCCTACGAGGGCGGCCGGATGGGCGCCGACCACCCCCTGGCGTGGTGCCACGGGAAGGGCGACGGCCGGGTCTTCTACACGGCCCTGGGGCACGCCTCGGAGGCGTACGAGGACCCGGACTTCCGCGCCCATCTGCTCGGCGGCATCAACTGGGCGGCGGGGCTGAGCTAG
- a CDS encoding 2-amino-3,7-dideoxy-D-threo-hept-6-ulosonate synthase, giving the protein MDEMHIFDGASSARKLRLLRLYRRNPRRMLVVPLDHPLTDGPIAGGGFGLNRLVGQLATNGADAVVLHKGNVRRVDPAWFTQTSLIVHLSASTAHAPDPDAKCLVATVEEALRLGADAVSVHVNVGSREEARQIADMAVVAEACDRWNIPLMAMMYPRGPRVTDPRDPALVSAAVTVAAELGADLIKTYALASDMDMLRLTASCPVPILVAGGPRVGHEKALLEFVDAALRGGAAGIAMGRNIFESDNPAAMTRELARLVHGDVPPPAPVEFRAHGTKDLKDMKEMGNHEAHVA; this is encoded by the coding sequence ATGGACGAGATGCACATCTTCGACGGCGCTTCGAGCGCCCGCAAACTGCGGCTGCTTCGGCTCTACAGACGAAATCCACGGCGCATGCTGGTCGTTCCGCTGGACCATCCGCTGACGGACGGGCCCATTGCCGGGGGCGGTTTCGGACTCAACCGACTGGTCGGTCAGTTGGCGACGAACGGCGCCGACGCCGTGGTCCTGCACAAGGGAAACGTCCGCCGTGTGGATCCGGCCTGGTTCACTCAGACGTCGCTCATCGTGCATTTGAGCGCGAGCACCGCCCACGCCCCCGACCCCGATGCGAAATGCCTGGTCGCCACCGTCGAAGAGGCATTGCGGCTCGGCGCCGACGCGGTCAGCGTGCACGTCAACGTCGGTTCCCGTGAAGAGGCCCGGCAGATAGCCGACATGGCGGTCGTGGCAGAAGCCTGCGACCGCTGGAACATTCCGCTGATGGCGATGATGTATCCCAGAGGGCCGCGCGTCACCGACCCTCGTGATCCGGCGCTGGTCTCCGCCGCCGTGACCGTCGCGGCCGAACTCGGGGCCGACCTGATCAAGACCTACGCCCTCGCATCGGATATGGACATGCTGCGCCTGACGGCGTCCTGTCCGGTACCGATTCTGGTGGCCGGCGGACCACGGGTCGGCCATGAGAAAGCGTTGCTGGAATTCGTAGATGCGGCACTTCGCGGCGGTGCGGCCGGGATCGCCATGGGCCGGAACATCTTCGAATCCGACAACCCGGCCGCCATGACACGCGAATTGGCCCGCCTCGTGCACGGGGACGTACCTCCGCCCGCTCCGGTGGAGTTCCGCGCGCACGGCACGAAAGACCTGAAAGACATGAAGGAGATGGGAAATCATGAAGCTCACGTGGCTTGA
- a CDS encoding 3-dehydroquinate synthase II, whose product MKLTWLDVRGAADKRALLEEALHQRLDGIVSDSLVDLADLPPTVKKIFFPHGRELAELPDDLGAADVVIVDPRVHGTPAELSVVFPEVEFGRFVEIVDAGTLEDACQSARTEQWSLLLFRDPTKIPLEIVIAAAAGAEGSLITVAGDVTEAEIIFGVLEHGSDGVMLAPNAVGDATALKQASAVVTQPLDLVELTVVATEHVGMGERACVDTCSHFREDEGILVGSHSKGMILCVSETHPLPYMPTRPFRVNAGAIHSYTLSRDGRTHYLSELKSGSKVMAVDVKGQTRIVTVGRVKIESRPLISIDATSDDGRAVNLILQDDWHVRVLGPGGAVLNSTELKPGDRVLGYLPAEDRHVGYPINEFCLEK is encoded by the coding sequence ATGAAGCTCACGTGGCTTGATGTCCGGGGTGCCGCCGACAAGCGGGCACTTCTCGAAGAGGCGTTGCACCAGCGGCTGGACGGCATCGTCTCGGACAGCCTGGTGGACCTCGCGGACCTGCCCCCCACGGTCAAGAAGATCTTCTTCCCGCACGGCCGGGAGCTCGCGGAGCTTCCCGACGATCTCGGCGCGGCCGACGTGGTGATCGTCGATCCACGTGTGCACGGGACGCCCGCGGAACTCTCGGTGGTGTTTCCGGAAGTCGAGTTCGGACGGTTCGTGGAGATCGTCGACGCGGGGACGCTGGAGGACGCCTGTCAGTCGGCCCGTACGGAGCAGTGGAGTCTGCTGCTGTTCCGTGATCCCACGAAGATTCCGCTGGAGATCGTCATCGCGGCCGCCGCCGGCGCCGAGGGCAGCCTCATCACCGTCGCCGGGGACGTAACGGAGGCGGAGATCATCTTCGGGGTGCTCGAACACGGCTCGGACGGCGTGATGTTGGCGCCGAACGCCGTGGGCGACGCCACCGCCCTCAAGCAGGCGTCCGCCGTCGTGACCCAGCCCCTCGATCTGGTCGAGCTCACGGTGGTCGCCACCGAGCATGTGGGCATGGGGGAGCGGGCCTGCGTCGACACGTGCAGCCACTTCCGTGAGGACGAGGGGATCCTGGTCGGCTCGCACTCCAAGGGGATGATCCTCTGCGTGAGCGAGACGCACCCCCTTCCGTATATGCCGACCCGGCCTTTCCGGGTGAACGCGGGGGCCATTCACTCCTACACGCTTTCCCGTGACGGACGTACCCACTACCTCAGCGAGCTGAAGTCCGGCAGCAAGGTCATGGCCGTGGACGTCAAGGGCCAGACGCGCATCGTCACCGTCGGGCGGGTCAAGATAGAGAGCCGGCCGCTCATCTCCATCGACGCGACATCCGACGACGGTCGTGCCGTCAATCTGATTCTGCAGGACGACTGGCACGTACGGGTGCTCGGCCCGGGCGGGGCGGTGCTGAACAGCACCGAACTCAAGCCCGGCGACCGCGTATTGGGATATCTGCCGGCCGAGGACCGTCATGTCGGCTATCCCATCAACGAGTTCTGCCTGGAGAAGTGA
- a CDS encoding arylamine N-acetyltransferase family protein has protein sequence MDDELIDAYLHRIGAKRPERVDAEALRHLHERHVLSVPFENLFFLLGETIPYSLDAVKKIVRERRGGGCFELNSAFAMLLEALGFHVTLLAGCIYRGEVLDSPIGHLALRVETDEPDGHSWLVDVGQGSHSRWPMRLDLRTPQYDPHGAYLADETAEGDIDVFRDGSPLYRMEMRPRKIEFGLPSMWWYQTAPDSPFRNRLICVQPREDGKVTLANRVLIKEQGGERTRERIVTEEGLKEALGTWFGIHLDQVPKIPDRTAAPAAAGEGRA, from the coding sequence ATGGACGACGAACTCATCGACGCCTATCTGCACCGCATAGGCGCCAAGCGGCCGGAGCGGGTGGACGCGGAGGCCCTGCGTCATCTTCACGAACGCCATGTGCTGTCCGTTCCGTTCGAGAACCTGTTCTTCCTTCTCGGGGAAACGATTCCGTACTCGCTGGACGCGGTCAAGAAGATCGTGCGCGAGCGGCGCGGCGGTGGGTGTTTCGAGCTGAATTCCGCTTTCGCGATGCTGCTGGAAGCGCTCGGATTCCATGTCACCCTGCTGGCCGGCTGCATCTACCGCGGTGAGGTGCTGGACAGTCCTATCGGTCATCTGGCGCTTCGGGTGGAGACCGATGAACCGGACGGACATTCCTGGCTCGTGGACGTGGGGCAGGGAAGTCACAGCCGATGGCCCATGCGGCTGGATCTGCGCACACCGCAGTACGACCCGCACGGTGCTTACCTTGCCGACGAGACCGCCGAAGGGGACATCGACGTCTTCCGAGACGGCTCGCCGCTCTATCGGATGGAAATGAGGCCCCGGAAAATCGAATTCGGTCTCCCTTCCATGTGGTGGTACCAGACCGCCCCCGACTCGCCCTTCAGGAACCGGCTGATCTGTGTCCAGCCCCGGGAGGACGGAAAGGTCACGCTCGCGAACCGGGTCCTCATCAAGGAACAGGGCGGCGAGCGCACCAGGGAGCGGATCGTCACCGAGGAAGGGCTGAAGGAGGCGCTCGGGACCTGGTTCGGCATCCATCTCGACCAGGTGCCGAAGATCCCGGACAGGACCGCGGCGCCGGCCGCCGCCGGAGAGGGGCGTGCGTAG
- a CDS encoding class I adenylate-forming enzyme family protein yields the protein MAGNVTEDLARLAHARGWLGRTAFLADGRAWTYAEVFDGAARAARGYRSAGLRRGDRVLLALPDSVEMVWSALGAWQAGLVAVPVNVQMSWEDLTRAVETVEPALAVIDPDTAERLETPGFAPAIKVETLVAGEPDPEFAEGGDAPALAVFTSGTTGAPKLCFFLHRNFVGPPGPPGPSSGGTRTVGLSVSRMYFLGGLHFSVLTTLVTGQTAVLSRTRATPASVLGLIDRHQVTDLFAQPSFLARMLLEPGHAETFGRLREVSSAGEVLSPRLRERLVPILGNRLINNYGATEPGVISMGRPAAYSAPSAVGPALPGRPVRIVDADGRTLPAGRQGELHIYVDFASRGVARGSLGPDQPTDTWWPTGDLASIDDDGVIHVHGRLDDVEVIGGQNVVPGEVERLLESHPRVLEAAVSSVRRPAGDTSLRAYVVTLPESEPADPAEDAALDAELIALARSRLSWYKVPQDVVRLDTLPRNANGKFLRGQLRALGGQFV from the coding sequence ATGGCCGGAAACGTGACCGAGGATCTGGCCCGACTCGCCCACGCCAGAGGGTGGTTGGGCCGGACGGCCTTCCTGGCCGACGGCCGCGCCTGGACGTACGCCGAGGTCTTCGACGGCGCCGCGCGGGCCGCGCGGGGCTACCGGTCCGCGGGACTGCGCCGCGGTGACCGGGTCCTGCTGGCCCTCCCCGACAGTGTGGAGATGGTCTGGTCCGCGCTCGGCGCCTGGCAGGCCGGTCTCGTCGCCGTCCCGGTCAACGTCCAGATGAGCTGGGAGGACCTGACCCGGGCCGTGGAGACGGTGGAGCCCGCACTCGCCGTGATCGACCCGGACACCGCGGAACGGCTGGAGACGCCGGGCTTCGCCCCCGCCATCAAGGTCGAGACCCTGGTCGCGGGCGAACCGGACCCGGAATTCGCCGAAGGCGGGGACGCCCCGGCGCTGGCGGTCTTCACCTCCGGTACGACGGGTGCGCCGAAGCTGTGCTTCTTCCTGCACCGCAACTTCGTCGGCCCGCCCGGCCCGCCCGGCCCGAGCAGCGGCGGCACCAGGACGGTCGGGCTGTCGGTGTCCCGCATGTACTTCCTGGGCGGACTGCACTTCTCGGTGCTCACCACCCTCGTCACGGGACAGACCGCCGTCCTGTCGCGCACCCGGGCGACCCCGGCGTCGGTGCTCGGCCTCATCGACCGCCACCAGGTCACCGACCTCTTCGCACAGCCGAGCTTCCTGGCCCGGATGCTCCTCGAACCCGGCCACGCGGAGACGTTCGGCCGCCTCCGTGAGGTGTCGAGCGCGGGGGAGGTCCTCTCGCCACGGCTGCGCGAGCGACTGGTGCCGATCCTGGGGAACCGGCTGATCAACAACTACGGCGCCACCGAGCCCGGCGTGATCTCCATGGGCCGGCCCGCCGCGTACAGCGCTCCGTCGGCGGTCGGCCCCGCCCTGCCCGGCCGGCCGGTGCGCATCGTCGACGCCGACGGCCGGACGCTGCCGGCGGGCCGGCAGGGCGAGCTGCACATCTACGTCGACTTCGCGTCCAGGGGTGTGGCGCGGGGGAGTCTGGGTCCCGATCAACCGACGGACACCTGGTGGCCGACCGGGGACCTGGCGTCGATCGACGACGACGGTGTCATCCACGTGCACGGCCGGCTGGACGACGTCGAGGTGATCGGCGGGCAGAACGTGGTGCCCGGCGAGGTCGAACGGCTCCTGGAGAGCCACCCGCGCGTGCTCGAAGCGGCGGTCAGCTCGGTGCGCCGTCCCGCCGGGGACACGAGTCTGCGCGCCTACGTGGTGACCCTCCCCGAGAGCGAGCCGGCCGACCCGGCGGAAGACGCCGCCCTGGACGCCGAGTTGATCGCCCTGGCCCGGTCCAGGCTGTCCTGGTACAAGGTCCCGCAGGACGTCGTCCGGCTGGACACGCTGCCCCGCAACGCGAACGGCAAGTTCCTGCGCGGACAACTCCGCGCGCTGGGCGGCCAGTTCGTCTGA